One segment of Urocitellus parryii isolate mUroPar1 chromosome 5, mUroPar1.hap1, whole genome shotgun sequence DNA contains the following:
- the Arhgap9 gene encoding rho GTPase-activating protein 9 isoform X1, translated as MLSGRWWPSTWGSLGLGTRNPSQGSQLCALYAFTYTGADGRQVSLAEGDRFLLLRKTNSDWWLARRLGAPSTSRPIFVPAAYVTEESVPSQSTTIITPSQSLWTPGPRLFRGSLEKVHLSQAHQPTSEQPPPLPPKMCRSVSVANLRPSRLKPLQERPNGRSFSQEDLLSKTSANMAEPQHLMSEAPVYCNLVDLRSCPRSPPPVPACPPLQRLDAWEQHLDPNSGRCFYINSLTGCKSWKPPRRSRTQDTNSGSMEGIQTLNRDNGVLQPQAKGSGSDTGNLELLDPQGSPCLSQGTSQFVPSDQPPALQSPRALPQLLDDPHEVEKSGLLNMTKIAQGGRKLRKNWGPSWVVLAGNSLVFYRDPPPPTAPSSGWMSGPAGSRPESSVDLRGAALAHGRHLSSRRNVLHIRTVPGHEFLLQSDQETELRAWHRALRAVIERLVRRERENPLELRLSGSGPAELAELSAGEDEEEDSEPVPKPFLRLSGRRSSSMGRVRGEDPWILDPAFAIMLLLYLPPTGRCPEGTEQNRVRNKLKRLIAKRPPLQSLQERGLLRDQVFGCQLESLCQREGDTVPSFVRLCIAAVDKRGLDVDGIYRVSGNLAVVQKLRFLVDRERAVTSDGRYMFPENPGQEGRLDLDSAEWDDIHVVTGALKLFLRELPQPLVPPMLLPHFRAALALSESEQRLSQIQELVDSMPKPNHDTLRYLLEHLCRVITHSDKNRMTPHNLGIVFGPTLFRPEQETSDPAAHALYPGQLVQLMLTNFASLFP; from the exons ATGCTTTCTGGCCGGTGGTGGCCAAGTACCTGGGGGAGTCTAGGGTTGGGGACCAGAAACCCCTCTCAGGGATCCCAGCTGTGTGCCCTCTATGCCTTTACTTATACTGGGGCAGATGGCCGGCAGGTGTCTCTGGCTGAAGGAGACAGGTTCCTACTGCTTCGAAAGACCAACTCAGACTGGTGGTTGGCAAGGCGCCTGGGAGCACCCTCTACCTCTCGACCCATCTTTGTCCCAGCTGCCTACGTGACAGAGGAATCTGTCCCTTCACAGAGCACAACCATCATTACACCCAGCCAATCCCTCTGGACTCCTG GACCAAGGTTGTTTCGTGGCTCCCTGGAGAAGGTGCACCTATCTCAGGCACACCAGCCTACATCAGAGCAGCCTCCTCCACTTCCCCCGAAAATGTGTAGAAGTGTCAGTGTGGCCAATTTGAGGCCCAGCCGCCTAAAGCCCCTCCAGGAAAGGCCAAATGGAAGATCCTTCTCCCAGGAAGACTTGCTGTCAAAGACCAGTGCCAATATG GCAGAACCCCAACACCTCATGTCAGAGGCCCCTGTGTACTGTAACCTGGTGGACCTTCGCAGCTGTCCTCGGTCCCCACCCCCAGTCCCTGCATGCCCGCCACTGCAGAGGCTGGATGCCTGGGAGCAGCACCTGGACCCCAACTCTGGACGCTGCTTCTACATAAATTCTCTGACTGGCTGCAAGTCCTGGAAGCCCCCACGCCGCAGTCGCACTCAAGACACG AACTCTGGCTCAATGGAAGGGATCCAGACCCTGAATAGGGACAATGGTGTCCTGCAACCTCAGGCAAAGGGCTCAGGATCTGACACAGGGAACCTGGAACTGCTTGACCCACAG GGTTCACCCTGCCTCAGCCAAGGCACCTCCCAGTTTGTCCCCTCAGATCAGCCTCCAGCTTTGCAGTCTCCTAGAGCTCTGCCGCAGCTCCTGGACGACCCCCAT gAGGTGGAAAAGTCAGGCCTTCTCAACATGACCAAGATTGCCCAAGGGGGGCGCAAGCTCAG GAAGAACTGGGGCCCGTCTTGGGTGGTGTTAGCTGGTAACAGCCTGGTGTTCTACCGAGATCCTCCACCGCCAACTGCACCCTCTTCAGGCTGGATGAGT GGGCCAGCGGGTAGCCGGCCCGAAAGCAGTGTGGACCTGCGTGGGGCGGCCCTGGCACACGGCCGCCACCTGTCCAGCCGGCGCAACGTCCTGCAC ATCCGCACAGTCCCTGGCCACGAGTTCCTGTTGCAGTCAGATCAAGAGACAGAGCTTCGAGCCTGGCACCGCGCGCTGCGGGCTGTCATCGAGCGGCTGGTTAGAAGG GAGCGAGAGAACCCGCTGGAGCTGCGACTGTCGGGCTCCGGACCTGCAGAGCTGGCGGAGCTGAGCGCCGGAGAGGACGAAGAAGAGGACTCTGAGCCAGTGCCCAAGCCGTTTCTGCGGCTCAGCGGCCGCCGGAGCTCCAGTATGGGGCGGGTCAGGGGAGAGGATCCTTGGATCCTAGATCCTGCGTTTGCTATCATGCTCTTACTCTATCTGCCTCCAACAGGTCGGTGTCCGGAAGGCACTGAGCAGAACCGCGTGCGGAACAAGCTGAAGCGGCTAATCGCCAAGAGACCGCCCTTGCAAAGCCTTCAGGAGCGGGGTCTGCTCAGGG ACCAGGTATTTGGCTGCCAGTTGGAATCACTGTGCCAGCGGGAAGGAGACACGGTGCCCAGCTTTGTACGTCTCTGCATTGCTGCTGTGGATAAACGAG GTCTAGATGTGGATGGCATTTACCGAGTGAGCGGGAACTTGGCAGTGGTTCAGAAACTTCGCTTTCTGGTGGACCGAG AACGGGCAGTCACCTCTGATGGGAGGTATATGTTCCCAGAAAATCCAGGACAAG AAGGCCGGTTAGATTTGGACAGTGCTGAGTGGGATGATATTCATGTGGTCACTGGAGCCCTGAAACTTTTTCTCCGGGAGCTACCCCAGCCTCTGGTCCCCCCAATGCTGCTGCCCCATTTTCGTGCTGCCCTTG cacTTTCTGAATCAGAGCAGCGCCTCTCTCAGATACAAGAATTAGTAGACTCAATGCCAAAGCCAAACCATGATACTCTGCGGTACCTCCTGGAGCATTTATGCAG GGTAATAACACACTCAGATAAGAACCGCATGACCCCTCACAACCTGGGAATTGTGTTTGGACCAACCCTCTTTCGACCAGAGCAGGAGACATCTGATCCTGCAGCCCATGCACTCTACCCTGGGCAGCTGGTCCAGCTGATGCTCACCAACTTCGCCAGCCTcttcccctga
- the Arhgap9 gene encoding rho GTPase-activating protein 9 isoform X3, with translation MLSGRWWPSTWGSLGLGTRNPSQGSQLCALYAFTYTGADGRQVSLAEGDRFLLLRKTNSDWWLARRLGAPSTSRPIFVPAAYVTEESVPSQSTTIITPSQSLWTPGPRLFRGSLEKVHLSQAHQPTSEQPPPLPPKMCRSVSVANLRPSRLKPLQERPNGRSFSQEDLLSKTSANMAEPQHLMSEAPVYCNLVDLRSCPRSPPPVPACPPLQRLDAWEQHLDPNSGRCFYINSLTGCKSWKPPRRSRTQDTNSGSMEGIQTLNRDNGVLQPQAKGSGSDTGNLELLDPQGSPCLSQGTSQFVPSDQPPALQSPRALPQLLDDPHEVEKSGLLNMTKIAQGGRKLRKNWGPSWVVLAGNSLVFYRDPPPPTAPSSGWMSGPAGSRPESSVDLRGAALAHGRHLSSRRNVLHIRTVPGHEFLLQSDQETELRAWHRALRAVIERLERENPLELRLSGSGPAELAELSAGEDEEEDSEPVPKPFLRLSGRRSSSRCPEGTEQNRVRNKLKRLIAKRPPLQSLQERGLLRDQVFGCQLESLCQREGDTVPSFVRLCIAAVDKRGLDVDGIYRVSGNLAVVQKLRFLVDRERAVTSDGRYMFPENPGQEGRLDLDSAEWDDIHVVTGALKLFLRELPQPLVPPMLLPHFRAALALSESEQRLSQIQELVDSMPKPNHDTLRYLLEHLCRVITHSDKNRMTPHNLGIVFGPTLFRPEQETSDPAAHALYPGQLVQLMLTNFASLFP, from the exons ATGCTTTCTGGCCGGTGGTGGCCAAGTACCTGGGGGAGTCTAGGGTTGGGGACCAGAAACCCCTCTCAGGGATCCCAGCTGTGTGCCCTCTATGCCTTTACTTATACTGGGGCAGATGGCCGGCAGGTGTCTCTGGCTGAAGGAGACAGGTTCCTACTGCTTCGAAAGACCAACTCAGACTGGTGGTTGGCAAGGCGCCTGGGAGCACCCTCTACCTCTCGACCCATCTTTGTCCCAGCTGCCTACGTGACAGAGGAATCTGTCCCTTCACAGAGCACAACCATCATTACACCCAGCCAATCCCTCTGGACTCCTG GACCAAGGTTGTTTCGTGGCTCCCTGGAGAAGGTGCACCTATCTCAGGCACACCAGCCTACATCAGAGCAGCCTCCTCCACTTCCCCCGAAAATGTGTAGAAGTGTCAGTGTGGCCAATTTGAGGCCCAGCCGCCTAAAGCCCCTCCAGGAAAGGCCAAATGGAAGATCCTTCTCCCAGGAAGACTTGCTGTCAAAGACCAGTGCCAATATG GCAGAACCCCAACACCTCATGTCAGAGGCCCCTGTGTACTGTAACCTGGTGGACCTTCGCAGCTGTCCTCGGTCCCCACCCCCAGTCCCTGCATGCCCGCCACTGCAGAGGCTGGATGCCTGGGAGCAGCACCTGGACCCCAACTCTGGACGCTGCTTCTACATAAATTCTCTGACTGGCTGCAAGTCCTGGAAGCCCCCACGCCGCAGTCGCACTCAAGACACG AACTCTGGCTCAATGGAAGGGATCCAGACCCTGAATAGGGACAATGGTGTCCTGCAACCTCAGGCAAAGGGCTCAGGATCTGACACAGGGAACCTGGAACTGCTTGACCCACAG GGTTCACCCTGCCTCAGCCAAGGCACCTCCCAGTTTGTCCCCTCAGATCAGCCTCCAGCTTTGCAGTCTCCTAGAGCTCTGCCGCAGCTCCTGGACGACCCCCAT gAGGTGGAAAAGTCAGGCCTTCTCAACATGACCAAGATTGCCCAAGGGGGGCGCAAGCTCAG GAAGAACTGGGGCCCGTCTTGGGTGGTGTTAGCTGGTAACAGCCTGGTGTTCTACCGAGATCCTCCACCGCCAACTGCACCCTCTTCAGGCTGGATGAGT GGGCCAGCGGGTAGCCGGCCCGAAAGCAGTGTGGACCTGCGTGGGGCGGCCCTGGCACACGGCCGCCACCTGTCCAGCCGGCGCAACGTCCTGCAC ATCCGCACAGTCCCTGGCCACGAGTTCCTGTTGCAGTCAGATCAAGAGACAGAGCTTCGAGCCTGGCACCGCGCGCTGCGGGCTGTCATCGAGCGGCTG GAGCGAGAGAACCCGCTGGAGCTGCGACTGTCGGGCTCCGGACCTGCAGAGCTGGCGGAGCTGAGCGCCGGAGAGGACGAAGAAGAGGACTCTGAGCCAGTGCCCAAGCCGTTTCTGCGGCTCAGCGGCCGCCGGAGCTCCA GTCGGTGTCCGGAAGGCACTGAGCAGAACCGCGTGCGGAACAAGCTGAAGCGGCTAATCGCCAAGAGACCGCCCTTGCAAAGCCTTCAGGAGCGGGGTCTGCTCAGGG ACCAGGTATTTGGCTGCCAGTTGGAATCACTGTGCCAGCGGGAAGGAGACACGGTGCCCAGCTTTGTACGTCTCTGCATTGCTGCTGTGGATAAACGAG GTCTAGATGTGGATGGCATTTACCGAGTGAGCGGGAACTTGGCAGTGGTTCAGAAACTTCGCTTTCTGGTGGACCGAG AACGGGCAGTCACCTCTGATGGGAGGTATATGTTCCCAGAAAATCCAGGACAAG AAGGCCGGTTAGATTTGGACAGTGCTGAGTGGGATGATATTCATGTGGTCACTGGAGCCCTGAAACTTTTTCTCCGGGAGCTACCCCAGCCTCTGGTCCCCCCAATGCTGCTGCCCCATTTTCGTGCTGCCCTTG cacTTTCTGAATCAGAGCAGCGCCTCTCTCAGATACAAGAATTAGTAGACTCAATGCCAAAGCCAAACCATGATACTCTGCGGTACCTCCTGGAGCATTTATGCAG GGTAATAACACACTCAGATAAGAACCGCATGACCCCTCACAACCTGGGAATTGTGTTTGGACCAACCCTCTTTCGACCAGAGCAGGAGACATCTGATCCTGCAGCCCATGCACTCTACCCTGGGCAGCTGGTCCAGCTGATGCTCACCAACTTCGCCAGCCTcttcccctga
- the Arhgap9 gene encoding rho GTPase-activating protein 9 isoform X2 has translation MLSGRWWPSTWGSLGLGTRNPSQGSQLCALYAFTYTGADGRQVSLAEGDRFLLLRKTNSDWWLARRLGAPSTSRPIFVPAAYVTEESVPSQSTTIITPSQSLWTPGPRLFRGSLEKVHLSQAHQPTSEQPPPLPPKMCRSVSVANLRPSRLKPLQERPNGRSFSQEDLLSKTSANMAEPQHLMSEAPVYCNLVDLRSCPRSPPPVPACPPLQRLDAWEQHLDPNSGRCFYINSLTGCKSWKPPRRSRTQDTNSGSMEGIQTLNRDNGVLQPQAKGSGSDTGNLELLDPQGSPCLSQGTSQFVPSDQPPALQSPRALPQLLDDPHEVEKSGLLNMTKIAQGGRKLRKNWGPSWVVLAGNSLVFYRDPPPPTAPSSGWMSGPAGSRPESSVDLRGAALAHGRHLSSRRNVLHIRTVPGHEFLLQSDQETELRAWHRALRAVIERLERENPLELRLSGSGPAELAELSAGEDEEEDSEPVPKPFLRLSGRRSSSMGRVRGEDPWILDPAFAIMLLLYLPPTGRCPEGTEQNRVRNKLKRLIAKRPPLQSLQERGLLRDQVFGCQLESLCQREGDTVPSFVRLCIAAVDKRGLDVDGIYRVSGNLAVVQKLRFLVDRERAVTSDGRYMFPENPGQEGRLDLDSAEWDDIHVVTGALKLFLRELPQPLVPPMLLPHFRAALALSESEQRLSQIQELVDSMPKPNHDTLRYLLEHLCRVITHSDKNRMTPHNLGIVFGPTLFRPEQETSDPAAHALYPGQLVQLMLTNFASLFP, from the exons ATGCTTTCTGGCCGGTGGTGGCCAAGTACCTGGGGGAGTCTAGGGTTGGGGACCAGAAACCCCTCTCAGGGATCCCAGCTGTGTGCCCTCTATGCCTTTACTTATACTGGGGCAGATGGCCGGCAGGTGTCTCTGGCTGAAGGAGACAGGTTCCTACTGCTTCGAAAGACCAACTCAGACTGGTGGTTGGCAAGGCGCCTGGGAGCACCCTCTACCTCTCGACCCATCTTTGTCCCAGCTGCCTACGTGACAGAGGAATCTGTCCCTTCACAGAGCACAACCATCATTACACCCAGCCAATCCCTCTGGACTCCTG GACCAAGGTTGTTTCGTGGCTCCCTGGAGAAGGTGCACCTATCTCAGGCACACCAGCCTACATCAGAGCAGCCTCCTCCACTTCCCCCGAAAATGTGTAGAAGTGTCAGTGTGGCCAATTTGAGGCCCAGCCGCCTAAAGCCCCTCCAGGAAAGGCCAAATGGAAGATCCTTCTCCCAGGAAGACTTGCTGTCAAAGACCAGTGCCAATATG GCAGAACCCCAACACCTCATGTCAGAGGCCCCTGTGTACTGTAACCTGGTGGACCTTCGCAGCTGTCCTCGGTCCCCACCCCCAGTCCCTGCATGCCCGCCACTGCAGAGGCTGGATGCCTGGGAGCAGCACCTGGACCCCAACTCTGGACGCTGCTTCTACATAAATTCTCTGACTGGCTGCAAGTCCTGGAAGCCCCCACGCCGCAGTCGCACTCAAGACACG AACTCTGGCTCAATGGAAGGGATCCAGACCCTGAATAGGGACAATGGTGTCCTGCAACCTCAGGCAAAGGGCTCAGGATCTGACACAGGGAACCTGGAACTGCTTGACCCACAG GGTTCACCCTGCCTCAGCCAAGGCACCTCCCAGTTTGTCCCCTCAGATCAGCCTCCAGCTTTGCAGTCTCCTAGAGCTCTGCCGCAGCTCCTGGACGACCCCCAT gAGGTGGAAAAGTCAGGCCTTCTCAACATGACCAAGATTGCCCAAGGGGGGCGCAAGCTCAG GAAGAACTGGGGCCCGTCTTGGGTGGTGTTAGCTGGTAACAGCCTGGTGTTCTACCGAGATCCTCCACCGCCAACTGCACCCTCTTCAGGCTGGATGAGT GGGCCAGCGGGTAGCCGGCCCGAAAGCAGTGTGGACCTGCGTGGGGCGGCCCTGGCACACGGCCGCCACCTGTCCAGCCGGCGCAACGTCCTGCAC ATCCGCACAGTCCCTGGCCACGAGTTCCTGTTGCAGTCAGATCAAGAGACAGAGCTTCGAGCCTGGCACCGCGCGCTGCGGGCTGTCATCGAGCGGCTG GAGCGAGAGAACCCGCTGGAGCTGCGACTGTCGGGCTCCGGACCTGCAGAGCTGGCGGAGCTGAGCGCCGGAGAGGACGAAGAAGAGGACTCTGAGCCAGTGCCCAAGCCGTTTCTGCGGCTCAGCGGCCGCCGGAGCTCCAGTATGGGGCGGGTCAGGGGAGAGGATCCTTGGATCCTAGATCCTGCGTTTGCTATCATGCTCTTACTCTATCTGCCTCCAACAGGTCGGTGTCCGGAAGGCACTGAGCAGAACCGCGTGCGGAACAAGCTGAAGCGGCTAATCGCCAAGAGACCGCCCTTGCAAAGCCTTCAGGAGCGGGGTCTGCTCAGGG ACCAGGTATTTGGCTGCCAGTTGGAATCACTGTGCCAGCGGGAAGGAGACACGGTGCCCAGCTTTGTACGTCTCTGCATTGCTGCTGTGGATAAACGAG GTCTAGATGTGGATGGCATTTACCGAGTGAGCGGGAACTTGGCAGTGGTTCAGAAACTTCGCTTTCTGGTGGACCGAG AACGGGCAGTCACCTCTGATGGGAGGTATATGTTCCCAGAAAATCCAGGACAAG AAGGCCGGTTAGATTTGGACAGTGCTGAGTGGGATGATATTCATGTGGTCACTGGAGCCCTGAAACTTTTTCTCCGGGAGCTACCCCAGCCTCTGGTCCCCCCAATGCTGCTGCCCCATTTTCGTGCTGCCCTTG cacTTTCTGAATCAGAGCAGCGCCTCTCTCAGATACAAGAATTAGTAGACTCAATGCCAAAGCCAAACCATGATACTCTGCGGTACCTCCTGGAGCATTTATGCAG GGTAATAACACACTCAGATAAGAACCGCATGACCCCTCACAACCTGGGAATTGTGTTTGGACCAACCCTCTTTCGACCAGAGCAGGAGACATCTGATCCTGCAGCCCATGCACTCTACCCTGGGCAGCTGGTCCAGCTGATGCTCACCAACTTCGCCAGCCTcttcccctga
- the Arhgap9 gene encoding rho GTPase-activating protein 9 isoform X4: MSEAPVYCNLVDLRSCPRSPPPVPACPPLQRLDAWEQHLDPNSGRCFYINSLTGCKSWKPPRRSRTQDTNSGSMEGIQTLNRDNGVLQPQAKGSGSDTGNLELLDPQGSPCLSQGTSQFVPSDQPPALQSPRALPQLLDDPHEVEKSGLLNMTKIAQGGRKLRKNWGPSWVVLAGNSLVFYRDPPPPTAPSSGWMSGPAGSRPESSVDLRGAALAHGRHLSSRRNVLHIRTVPGHEFLLQSDQETELRAWHRALRAVIERLVRRERENPLELRLSGSGPAELAELSAGEDEEEDSEPVPKPFLRLSGRRSSSMGRVRGEDPWILDPAFAIMLLLYLPPTGRCPEGTEQNRVRNKLKRLIAKRPPLQSLQERGLLRDQVFGCQLESLCQREGDTVPSFVRLCIAAVDKRGLDVDGIYRVSGNLAVVQKLRFLVDRERAVTSDGRYMFPENPGQEGRLDLDSAEWDDIHVVTGALKLFLRELPQPLVPPMLLPHFRAALALSESEQRLSQIQELVDSMPKPNHDTLRYLLEHLCRVITHSDKNRMTPHNLGIVFGPTLFRPEQETSDPAAHALYPGQLVQLMLTNFASLFP; encoded by the exons ATGTCAGAGGCCCCTGTGTACTGTAACCTGGTGGACCTTCGCAGCTGTCCTCGGTCCCCACCCCCAGTCCCTGCATGCCCGCCACTGCAGAGGCTGGATGCCTGGGAGCAGCACCTGGACCCCAACTCTGGACGCTGCTTCTACATAAATTCTCTGACTGGCTGCAAGTCCTGGAAGCCCCCACGCCGCAGTCGCACTCAAGACACG AACTCTGGCTCAATGGAAGGGATCCAGACCCTGAATAGGGACAATGGTGTCCTGCAACCTCAGGCAAAGGGCTCAGGATCTGACACAGGGAACCTGGAACTGCTTGACCCACAG GGTTCACCCTGCCTCAGCCAAGGCACCTCCCAGTTTGTCCCCTCAGATCAGCCTCCAGCTTTGCAGTCTCCTAGAGCTCTGCCGCAGCTCCTGGACGACCCCCAT gAGGTGGAAAAGTCAGGCCTTCTCAACATGACCAAGATTGCCCAAGGGGGGCGCAAGCTCAG GAAGAACTGGGGCCCGTCTTGGGTGGTGTTAGCTGGTAACAGCCTGGTGTTCTACCGAGATCCTCCACCGCCAACTGCACCCTCTTCAGGCTGGATGAGT GGGCCAGCGGGTAGCCGGCCCGAAAGCAGTGTGGACCTGCGTGGGGCGGCCCTGGCACACGGCCGCCACCTGTCCAGCCGGCGCAACGTCCTGCAC ATCCGCACAGTCCCTGGCCACGAGTTCCTGTTGCAGTCAGATCAAGAGACAGAGCTTCGAGCCTGGCACCGCGCGCTGCGGGCTGTCATCGAGCGGCTGGTTAGAAGG GAGCGAGAGAACCCGCTGGAGCTGCGACTGTCGGGCTCCGGACCTGCAGAGCTGGCGGAGCTGAGCGCCGGAGAGGACGAAGAAGAGGACTCTGAGCCAGTGCCCAAGCCGTTTCTGCGGCTCAGCGGCCGCCGGAGCTCCAGTATGGGGCGGGTCAGGGGAGAGGATCCTTGGATCCTAGATCCTGCGTTTGCTATCATGCTCTTACTCTATCTGCCTCCAACAGGTCGGTGTCCGGAAGGCACTGAGCAGAACCGCGTGCGGAACAAGCTGAAGCGGCTAATCGCCAAGAGACCGCCCTTGCAAAGCCTTCAGGAGCGGGGTCTGCTCAGGG ACCAGGTATTTGGCTGCCAGTTGGAATCACTGTGCCAGCGGGAAGGAGACACGGTGCCCAGCTTTGTACGTCTCTGCATTGCTGCTGTGGATAAACGAG GTCTAGATGTGGATGGCATTTACCGAGTGAGCGGGAACTTGGCAGTGGTTCAGAAACTTCGCTTTCTGGTGGACCGAG AACGGGCAGTCACCTCTGATGGGAGGTATATGTTCCCAGAAAATCCAGGACAAG AAGGCCGGTTAGATTTGGACAGTGCTGAGTGGGATGATATTCATGTGGTCACTGGAGCCCTGAAACTTTTTCTCCGGGAGCTACCCCAGCCTCTGGTCCCCCCAATGCTGCTGCCCCATTTTCGTGCTGCCCTTG cacTTTCTGAATCAGAGCAGCGCCTCTCTCAGATACAAGAATTAGTAGACTCAATGCCAAAGCCAAACCATGATACTCTGCGGTACCTCCTGGAGCATTTATGCAG GGTAATAACACACTCAGATAAGAACCGCATGACCCCTCACAACCTGGGAATTGTGTTTGGACCAACCCTCTTTCGACCAGAGCAGGAGACATCTGATCCTGCAGCCCATGCACTCTACCCTGGGCAGCTGGTCCAGCTGATGCTCACCAACTTCGCCAGCCTcttcccctga